The following are encoded together in the Halopseudomonas salegens genome:
- a CDS encoding NADPH-dependent 2,4-dienoyl-CoA reductase, producing MNVQARYPHLLAPLDLGFTTLRNRSLMGSMHTGLEERPHGFERMAAYFAERAKGGVGLIVTGGIGPNEEGSVGKGAAKLTTPEEAEHHTLVTKAVHEAGGKICMQILHAGRYAYTPDLVSASAVRAPINPFTPKELDEAGIEKQINDFVNCAKLAQQAGYDGVEIMGSEGYFINQFLVSHVNKRTDRWGGSYENRMRLPVEIVRRVREGVGANFIIIYRLSMLDLIEDGSTWDEVVMLAKAIEKAGATIINTGIGWHEARIPTIATKVPRGAFTKVTAKLKGEVSIPLVTTNRINTPEVADQVLADGDADMISMARPFLADPEFVLKAAEGRADEINTCIGCNQACLDHTFGGKLTSCLVNPRACHETELNYIPTTQVKKLAVVGAGPAGLAAATIAAERGHSVTLFDAADEIGGQFNIAKRIPGKEEFYETLRYFSKMISKHGVQLALGKRVTAEDLKDFDEVILATGIVPRTPEIPGIEHAKVISYLDAILERKPVGDKVAVIGAGGIGFDVSEFITHAGESPSQNNELFWKEWGIDPAIEARGGIKGVQAHPHPPARDVFLLQRKDTKVGSGLGKTTGWIHRTGLKNKQVKMLNSVSYEKIDDQGLHVRVADGEPQVLPVDTIIVCAGQESLRELQAGIESLGKPVHLIGGADVAAELDAKRAIDQGARLAAAI from the coding sequence ATGAACGTGCAAGCCCGTTATCCTCACTTGTTGGCCCCGCTTGACCTGGGCTTTACCACCCTGCGCAACCGTTCCCTGATGGGCTCCATGCACACGGGCCTGGAAGAGCGCCCCCACGGGTTTGAGCGCATGGCCGCCTATTTTGCAGAACGCGCCAAGGGCGGCGTAGGCCTGATCGTGACCGGCGGCATCGGCCCGAATGAAGAGGGTAGCGTTGGCAAGGGCGCAGCCAAGCTGACCACACCGGAAGAAGCCGAGCATCACACCCTGGTCACCAAGGCCGTGCATGAGGCGGGCGGCAAGATCTGCATGCAGATTCTGCACGCCGGGCGCTATGCCTATACCCCGGATCTGGTCTCTGCCAGTGCAGTGCGCGCGCCGATCAATCCCTTTACCCCCAAAGAGCTGGATGAGGCGGGTATCGAGAAGCAGATCAATGATTTCGTCAATTGCGCCAAGCTGGCTCAGCAGGCTGGCTACGATGGCGTCGAGATCATGGGATCGGAAGGCTATTTCATCAACCAGTTCCTGGTCAGTCACGTCAACAAGCGCACCGACCGCTGGGGCGGCAGCTATGAAAACCGCATGCGCCTGCCGGTCGAGATCGTGCGCCGGGTGCGCGAAGGCGTGGGTGCCAATTTCATCATTATCTATCGCCTGTCGATGCTCGACCTGATCGAAGATGGCAGCACCTGGGATGAAGTCGTCATGCTGGCCAAGGCCATCGAAAAGGCCGGCGCGACCATCATCAATACCGGGATTGGCTGGCACGAAGCGCGTATCCCGACCATTGCCACCAAGGTGCCGCGTGGCGCCTTTACCAAGGTAACGGCCAAGCTCAAGGGCGAAGTATCGATTCCCCTGGTCACCACCAACCGCATCAATACCCCGGAAGTGGCGGATCAGGTGCTGGCCGATGGGGATGCCGACATGATCTCCATGGCGCGTCCCTTCCTGGCGGATCCTGAATTTGTGCTCAAGGCCGCGGAAGGCCGCGCCGATGAGATCAATACCTGTATTGGCTGCAACCAGGCCTGTCTGGATCATACCTTTGGCGGCAAGCTGACCAGCTGCCTGGTCAATCCACGTGCCTGTCACGAGACCGAGCTGAACTATATCCCCACCACCCAGGTGAAGAAGCTGGCTGTCGTAGGTGCCGGGCCGGCCGGTCTGGCTGCGGCAACCATTGCCGCCGAGCGCGGGCACAGCGTGACCCTGTTCGATGCAGCCGACGAGATTGGCGGTCAGTTCAATATCGCCAAGCGCATTCCGGGCAAGGAAGAGTTCTACGAAACCCTGCGCTATTTCAGCAAGATGATCAGCAAGCACGGCGTGCAGCTGGCGCTGGGCAAGCGGGTAACCGCAGAAGACCTGAAAGACTTTGACGAAGTAATTCTGGCCACCGGTATTGTGCCGCGCACGCCGGAGATTCCGGGTATCGAGCATGCCAAGGTCATCAGCTACCTGGATGCGATTCTCGAGCGCAAGCCGGTGGGCGACAAGGTGGCCGTGATCGGTGCCGGCGGTATTGGTTTTGACGTGTCCGAGTTCATTACCCACGCCGGTGAAAGCCCGAGCCAGAACAATGAGCTGTTCTGGAAAGAGTGGGGGATTGATCCGGCCATCGAAGCCCGTGGTGGTATCAAGGGCGTGCAAGCGCACCCGCATCCGCCGGCACGCGACGTCTTCCTGCTGCAGCGCAAGGACACCAAGGTCGGCAGTGGCCTGGGCAAGACCACGGGCTGGATTCACCGTACCGGCCTGAAAAACAAGCAGGTGAAAATGCTCAACAGCGTCAGCTATGAAAAAATTGACGATCAGGGCCTGCACGTCCGCGTTGCCGATGGCGAGCCTCAGGTATTGCCGGTGGATACCATTATCGTCTGTGCCGGGCAGGAGTCACTGCGCGAATTGCAGGCCGGTATCGAGTCACTGGGCAAGCCGGTGCACTTGATTGGTGGTGCGGATGTTGCCGCCGAGCTGGATGCCAAGCGGGCGATTGATCAGGGTGCGCGCCTGGCGGCCGCCATCTGA
- a CDS encoding AraC family transcriptional regulator, which produces MKLGDLSVGYLISLRLALEDSGQDPWPLFQRYRITPDMLAEPQARISIPRFMRLGNAAIRLTGNPALGLRMGQLSQPSHLGLAGMAAQCAPTLRQALETLTRFERLSSQNYRGHSTFAAPAHRFYSISPYNAFNFFVVDSALSSRAHLAWQLTGAQARLREVHVEFAPPPYADDYEALFGCPVHFEQAENQLIWDSASLELPLVQSAATTHAHLIQLCEQQLAEQMRHRRLREKVEELISARLHRTLPTLEQVAAQLGTAPWTLRRRLLQEDQIRFQDIIDQTRRDLAVSYIRDTELALGEIAFLLGFSSPAAFQRAFRRWTGQPPGQFRRSELRADP; this is translated from the coding sequence ATGAAGCTGGGGGATCTGTCGGTAGGCTATCTGATCAGCCTGCGCCTGGCGCTGGAAGACAGCGGGCAGGACCCGTGGCCGCTGTTTCAGCGCTATCGCATTACCCCGGATATGCTTGCCGAGCCACAGGCCAGAATCAGTATTCCGCGCTTTATGCGCCTGGGCAATGCAGCCATTCGCCTGACCGGTAACCCGGCGCTGGGTTTGCGCATGGGGCAACTCAGCCAGCCCAGCCATCTGGGCCTGGCCGGTATGGCCGCGCAATGCGCGCCCACGCTGCGGCAGGCCCTGGAAACACTGACGCGGTTCGAGCGCCTGTCGAGCCAGAACTACCGCGGGCACTCTACCTTTGCGGCACCGGCGCACCGCTTCTATTCAATCAGCCCCTATAACGCCTTCAACTTTTTTGTGGTCGATTCGGCGCTGTCTTCACGCGCTCACCTGGCCTGGCAATTGACTGGGGCGCAGGCGCGTCTGCGGGAAGTCCACGTCGAGTTTGCTCCGCCGCCCTATGCTGACGACTACGAAGCCTTGTTCGGCTGCCCTGTGCATTTTGAGCAGGCAGAGAATCAACTGATCTGGGACAGCGCCAGCCTGGAGTTGCCGCTGGTGCAAAGTGCGGCCACCACTCATGCCCACCTGATTCAGCTCTGTGAACAGCAGCTGGCCGAGCAGATGCGTCATCGCCGCTTGCGGGAAAAGGTCGAAGAACTGATTTCTGCCCGCCTGCACCGCACGCTACCCACGCTTGAGCAAGTCGCGGCACAACTCGGCACGGCCCCCTGGACCTTGCGTCGGCGCTTGCTGCAGGAAGACCAGATCCGCTTTCAGGATATTATCGATCAGACCCGGCGGGATCTGGCAGTGAGTTACATACGTGATACCGAGCTGGCACTGGGTGAAATCGCCTTTCTGCTCGGCTTCTCATCCCCTGCCGCCTTTCAGCGTGCCTTCCGCCGCTGGACGGGGCAGCCACCGGGGCAGTTTCGGCGCAGTGAACTGCGGGCCGATCCATGA
- a CDS encoding SDR family NAD(P)-dependent oxidoreductase, whose amino-acid sequence MSKLFDLTDKVAIITGSTKGIGKAIAEEYAKAGAKVVISSRKADMCEQVASELQAQGFDALPVACHVGDKAQLQNLVDKTLEAYGQIDILVCNAATNPVYGPTHNVSDEAFDKIMGTNVKGTFWLCNMAIPHMVKQGGGSIVLLSSIAGLRASANIGVYGMSKAAEAGLARNLSLEWGPQNIRVNSIAPGLIRTDFAQALLDDPARLQRVEEKLPLRRVGEPVDIAGVALFLASAAGAYVTGQTIVADGGDTIT is encoded by the coding sequence ATGAGCAAGCTGTTTGATCTGACCGACAAGGTCGCCATCATCACCGGCTCGACCAAAGGCATCGGCAAAGCCATTGCCGAGGAATATGCCAAAGCCGGGGCCAAGGTGGTTATCTCCAGCCGCAAGGCGGACATGTGCGAACAGGTCGCCAGTGAACTCCAGGCGCAAGGCTTTGATGCCCTGCCGGTTGCCTGTCACGTGGGTGACAAGGCGCAACTGCAGAATCTGGTCGACAAGACCCTGGAAGCCTATGGCCAGATTGATATTCTGGTCTGCAACGCCGCTACCAACCCGGTCTATGGCCCGACGCACAACGTCAGTGATGAGGCCTTTGACAAGATCATGGGCACCAACGTCAAGGGCACCTTCTGGCTGTGCAATATGGCCATCCCGCATATGGTCAAGCAAGGTGGTGGCAGCATTGTACTGCTGTCCAGCATTGCCGGCCTGCGCGCCAGCGCCAACATCGGGGTCTATGGCATGTCCAAGGCCGCCGAAGCCGGACTGGCACGCAACCTGTCGCTGGAATGGGGCCCGCAGAATATCCGCGTCAACAGCATCGCACCGGGGCTGATTCGTACCGATTTTGCCCAGGCATTGCTGGATGACCCTGCTCGCCTGCAACGCGTGGAAGAAAAGCTGCCGCTGCGCCGTGTCGGCGAGCCGGTTGATATCGCAGGGGTGGCGCTGTTCCTCGCTTCGGCAGCCGGTGCCTATGTCACCGGGCAAACCATCGTTGCTGATGGTGGCGATACCATCACCTGA
- a CDS encoding SDR family NAD(P)-dependent oxidoreductase, protein MQRFENKIALITGAGSGIGRATAKRLAAEGARLMLVDLNEEGLAQTVADLPAGSEALTRAMNVAEEAAVEQCVADTIAHYGQLDVLCNNAGVAGGDYSTAQEQSLDIWQKIISVNLYGVMLFTKYASRQMEKQGQGAIVNTASVAGIRSGAGGNAYSASKAGVINFTMTSACDLGGLGIRVNAVCPGLVETGMTKPVFDYARSNNKEQKLGARCELRRYGRPDEIAGAIAFLASDDASYVTGQALAVDGGNTASLNLPGMKV, encoded by the coding sequence ATGCAACGTTTCGAGAACAAGATTGCCCTGATTACCGGGGCAGGCAGCGGTATCGGCCGCGCCACGGCCAAACGCCTGGCCGCCGAAGGTGCCCGCCTGATGCTGGTCGACCTGAATGAAGAAGGTCTGGCGCAAACGGTCGCTGACCTGCCCGCCGGCAGTGAAGCCCTGACCCGCGCCATGAACGTTGCCGAAGAGGCGGCAGTGGAGCAATGTGTCGCCGATACCATCGCCCACTACGGTCAGTTGGATGTGCTGTGCAACAACGCCGGGGTAGCCGGTGGCGATTACAGTACCGCGCAGGAACAGAGTCTGGACATCTGGCAGAAGATTATCAGCGTCAACCTGTATGGCGTCATGCTGTTCACCAAATACGCTTCGCGGCAGATGGAAAAACAGGGCCAGGGCGCCATCGTCAATACCGCCTCGGTTGCCGGTATTCGTTCCGGTGCCGGCGGCAACGCCTACAGCGCCTCCAAGGCCGGGGTGATCAACTTCACCATGACCAGCGCCTGTGATCTTGGCGGCCTGGGGATTCGCGTCAATGCCGTGTGCCCGGGGCTGGTAGAGACCGGCATGACCAAGCCGGTGTTCGACTACGCCCGCTCCAACAACAAGGAACAGAAGCTCGGCGCCCGCTGCGAACTGCGTCGCTATGGACGCCCTGATGAAATTGCCGGGGCCATCGCCTTCCTTGCCAGTGATGATGCAAGCTATGTCACCGGTCAGGCCCTGGCGGTAGATGGGGGCAATACCGCTTCGCTGAATTTACCGGGCATGAAGGTATAA
- a CDS encoding acyl-CoA dehydrogenase family protein, which produces MFELSPRVKELKQQIQAFMDEHIYPNEKVFYEQVKQNKWGHPPILEELKAKAKSQGLWNLFLPHSERGAGLNNEEYAHLCELMGRVSFAGEVFNCNAPDTGNMETIERYGNDEQKERWLKPLLAGEIRSCFSMTEPDVASSDATNIECEIRREGDEYVINGTKWWSSGAMNEHCKIAIVMGKTNPDAPKHLQQSMILVPLDTPGVKIVRDLHVFGYDHAPHGHAEIEYTNVRVPASNMLLGEGRGFEIAQGRLGPGRIHHCMRAIGQAERALEAMCRRAADRVAFGKPMYRLGSVPEMIAKSRCEIDQARLLTLHAARSMDLHGNKVARQQIAMIKAVAPTMLCNVIDRAIQIHGAKGVCQDSFLASAYAKARTLRLADGPDEVHLNTIAKLEMGQYL; this is translated from the coding sequence ATGTTCGAACTCAGCCCCCGCGTCAAGGAACTGAAGCAACAGATCCAGGCCTTTATGGATGAACACATCTACCCCAACGAAAAAGTGTTCTACGAGCAGGTCAAACAGAACAAATGGGGCCATCCGCCGATTCTGGAAGAGCTGAAAGCCAAAGCCAAAAGCCAGGGTCTGTGGAACCTGTTTCTGCCCCACTCCGAGCGTGGCGCCGGTCTGAACAACGAAGAGTACGCCCACCTGTGCGAACTCATGGGCCGGGTATCCTTTGCCGGTGAAGTGTTCAACTGCAACGCGCCCGATACCGGCAATATGGAAACCATCGAGCGCTACGGCAACGACGAGCAGAAAGAGCGCTGGCTCAAGCCGCTGCTGGCCGGTGAAATCCGCTCCTGCTTCTCCATGACCGAGCCCGATGTCGCCTCATCCGACGCCACCAACATCGAGTGCGAAATTCGCCGTGAAGGCGACGAGTACGTCATCAACGGTACCAAGTGGTGGTCCTCCGGGGCGATGAACGAACACTGCAAGATTGCCATCGTCATGGGCAAGACCAACCCGGATGCGCCCAAGCACCTGCAACAGAGCATGATCCTGGTACCGCTGGACACCCCCGGTGTGAAAATCGTCCGTGATCTGCATGTCTTCGGTTATGACCATGCGCCGCACGGCCATGCCGAAATCGAGTACACCAATGTGCGGGTACCCGCTTCGAACATGCTGCTCGGCGAAGGCCGCGGCTTTGAAATTGCCCAGGGTCGCCTCGGGCCAGGCCGTATTCACCATTGCATGCGTGCCATCGGTCAGGCCGAACGCGCACTGGAAGCCATGTGCCGCCGTGCCGCTGATCGGGTTGCCTTCGGCAAGCCCATGTACCGCCTCGGCAGCGTACCGGAAATGATCGCCAAATCGCGTTGCGAAATCGATCAGGCCCGCCTGCTGACCCTGCACGCAGCACGCAGCATGGACCTGCACGGCAACAAGGTTGCCCGCCAACAGATCGCCATGATCAAGGCTGTGGCTCCGACCATGCTGTGCAACGTGATCGATCGTGCCATCCAGATCCACGGTGCCAAGGGTGTCTGTCAGGACAGCTTCCTCGCCTCCGCCTATGCCAAGGCGCGCACCCTGCGTCTGGCCGACGGTCCGGATGAAGTACACCTGAACACCATCGCCAAGCTGGAAATGGGGCAGTACCTCTAA
- a CDS encoding phosphotransferase: MSEATLIDVLPAHRFDEAKLASYLKGKLPDVDKGIHITQFQGGQSNPTFLLEIGEKRYVLRKKPPGKLLPSAHMVEREFQVINALGDTGVPVPKAQLLCEDPEVIGTNFYIMDHVEGRVYSQPLLPDVSPEQRMPIHQSMIQTMARLHNVDWKAAGLEGYGKPDGYVARQIKRWSGQFEASRTGDMPSMDALMAWLPENAPQDDHTTIAHGDFRIGNLILHPEQPEVVAILDWELATLGHPLSDLAYCCLPYHQPSSVEGMRGMQGLDLKALNVPEEQQVLDWYCEYTGRSDIPDWNFFLAFSLFRLAAIVQGVYHRALQGNASNADALDVGKRASLLADIGWDIAQR; encoded by the coding sequence ATGAGCGAAGCCACCCTGATTGACGTCTTGCCTGCGCACCGCTTCGACGAGGCCAAACTGGCCAGCTATCTCAAGGGCAAACTGCCGGATGTCGACAAAGGTATTCATATCACCCAGTTCCAGGGTGGCCAGTCCAACCCCACCTTCCTGCTGGAAATCGGCGAAAAACGCTATGTTCTGCGCAAGAAGCCACCGGGCAAACTGCTGCCCTCGGCACATATGGTCGAGCGCGAGTTTCAGGTGATCAACGCCCTCGGCGACACCGGCGTTCCGGTCCCCAAGGCGCAATTGCTGTGTGAAGACCCCGAGGTGATCGGCACCAATTTCTACATCATGGATCACGTAGAAGGCCGCGTGTATTCGCAGCCGTTGCTGCCCGATGTCAGCCCCGAACAGCGCATGCCGATTCATCAGTCCATGATCCAGACCATGGCCAGGCTGCACAACGTCGACTGGAAAGCCGCCGGGCTGGAAGGTTATGGCAAGCCGGATGGCTATGTCGCTCGTCAGATCAAGCGCTGGAGCGGCCAGTTTGAAGCCAGCCGCACCGGGGACATGCCGTCGATGGACGCGCTGATGGCCTGGCTGCCCGAGAACGCCCCTCAGGATGACCACACCACCATTGCCCACGGCGACTTCCGTATCGGCAACCTGATCCTGCATCCCGAACAGCCGGAAGTGGTCGCCATTCTCGACTGGGAACTGGCCACCCTCGGCCATCCGCTGTCGGATCTGGCTTACTGCTGCCTGCCCTACCATCAGCCATCCAGTGTTGAAGGCATGCGCGGTATGCAGGGGCTGGATCTGAAAGCCTTGAATGTGCCGGAAGAGCAGCAGGTGCTCGACTGGTACTGCGAATACACCGGACGCAGCGACATTCCCGACTGGAACTTCTTCCTCGCCTTCTCCCTGTTCCGCCTGGCGGCCATTGTGCAAGGGGTTTACCACCGCGCCCTGCAAGGCAACGCCAGTAACGCCGATGCGCTGGACGTCGGCAAGCGTGCCAGCCTGCTGGCCGATATTGGCTGGGACATCGCCCAACGCTAA
- a CDS encoding TIGR04282 family arsenosugar biosynthesis glycosyltransferase, with the protein MKSLPLLIFAKAPVPATVKTRLIPALGADGACTLYRRLLRHTLQQTAHWTGPRVLYCAPDSSHPEFRALASEFDLQLCNQHGDDLGMRMFNALSDHPEGALLIGTDCPDLDCSHLQQAAEALARHHSVFLPSEDGGYVLVGQQSAHPAPFADMRWSQPDVMSQSRQRLHAAGLNCWLGPTLWDLDEPEDLSRLQLDDQGES; encoded by the coding sequence ATGAAGTCACTGCCTTTACTGATTTTCGCCAAGGCGCCAGTTCCGGCTACCGTGAAAACCCGGCTGATCCCGGCACTGGGCGCAGACGGGGCCTGCACCCTGTATCGACGACTTCTGCGCCATACCCTGCAGCAGACCGCCCACTGGACAGGTCCGCGCGTGCTCTATTGCGCTCCTGACAGCAGCCATCCCGAGTTTCGGGCACTTGCCAGCGAATTCGATCTGCAACTGTGCAACCAGCACGGTGACGACCTGGGCATGCGCATGTTCAACGCCCTGTCTGACCACCCCGAAGGTGCCCTGTTGATCGGCACTGACTGCCCTGATCTTGATTGCAGCCATCTGCAACAGGCAGCCGAGGCGCTGGCCCGTCACCACAGTGTCTTTCTGCCCAGCGAAGATGGCGGCTATGTACTGGTCGGCCAGCAATCCGCGCATCCGGCACCCTTTGCGGACATGCGCTGGAGCCAGCCAGACGTCATGTCGCAAAGCCGACAGCGCCTGCATGCGGCCGGTCTGAATTGTTGGCTTGGCCCGACCCTGTGGGATCTGGATGAACCCGAAGACCTGTCGCGTTTGCAGCTGGATGACCAAGGCGAGTCATGA
- the surE gene encoding 5'/3'-nucleotidase SurE has product MSKPIKRVLLTNDDGWRGPSLKVMEEIAEQIAEEVWVVSPDLDQSGVSMSISLHQPLRVHHFDERRFSVSGTPSDCVLLGVSELMPEAPDLILSGVNNGANISDSVAYSGTIGGALTGTLLNIPSIALSQAYHKGLPVHWETAREYGAGVIRELLKKGWPADCAMNINFPARPPEKVTGVAVCRARAGSIGGINIESRRDTRDVPYYWLGFQRQTEKVTGLDTDVGALRAGRISISPLRFERDIASWQIDSQTLAKNLGIADPESDDGHTDEVSIDH; this is encoded by the coding sequence ATGAGCAAACCGATCAAACGCGTCCTGTTGACCAATGACGACGGCTGGCGTGGCCCCAGTCTCAAGGTGATGGAAGAGATCGCCGAGCAGATTGCCGAAGAAGTCTGGGTGGTGTCGCCCGACCTGGACCAGAGCGGCGTCTCCATGTCGATCTCGCTGCATCAGCCGCTGCGTGTGCATCATTTCGACGAGCGTCGCTTCAGTGTCAGTGGCACACCGAGTGATTGCGTGCTGCTCGGCGTCAGCGAGCTGATGCCGGAAGCCCCTGACCTGATTCTCTCCGGGGTCAACAATGGCGCCAATATCAGTGACTCTGTCGCCTATTCCGGCACCATCGGTGGCGCCCTCACCGGCACCTTGCTGAATATTCCCTCGATTGCCCTGTCCCAGGCCTATCACAAGGGCCTGCCGGTGCATTGGGAAACCGCCCGTGAGTATGGCGCCGGCGTGATCCGTGAGCTGCTGAAAAAGGGCTGGCCGGCTGACTGTGCAATGAATATCAACTTCCCCGCGCGACCGCCGGAAAAAGTCACCGGTGTTGCTGTTTGCCGCGCCCGCGCCGGCAGCATCGGTGGCATCAATATCGAAAGCCGTCGCGATACCCGCGACGTGCCTTACTACTGGCTCGGCTTCCAGCGCCAAACCGAAAAGGTCACCGGCCTGGATACCGACGTGGGTGCCCTGCGTGCCGGACGTATCAGCATTTCACCGCTGCGTTTCGAGCGTGATATTGCCAGTTGGCAGATCGACAGTCAGACCCTGGCGAAAAACCTCGGCATTGCCGACCCCGAGTCAGATGATGGCCACACTGACGAAGTAAGCATTGATCACTGA
- a CDS encoding ABC transporter ATP-binding protein has protein sequence MSNSYLTIEQVNKRFNTGKTSNDVLRDINLKIERGEYISIIGHSGCGKSTVLNIVAGLLDASDGVVILDGKEVKGPGPERSMVFQNHSLLPWLTVYENVAIAVNKVFGSSMGKAERDEWVRYNLNLVNMTHALHQRPDEISGGMKQRVGIARALSMQPKVLLLDEPFGALDALTRAHLQDEVMRIQNELKNTVMMITHDVDEAVLLSDRIVMMTNGPAATIGEVLDIDLPRPRDRIALADDPTYNRYRQAVLRFLYEKQRKVEKSAA, from the coding sequence ATGAGTAACAGCTATCTGACCATTGAACAGGTCAACAAGCGTTTCAACACCGGTAAAACCAGCAATGATGTACTGCGTGACATCAATCTGAAGATCGAGCGCGGCGAATACATCTCGATTATTGGCCACTCCGGTTGCGGCAAATCGACCGTACTGAACATCGTCGCCGGTCTGCTGGATGCCAGTGACGGCGTAGTGATTCTGGATGGCAAGGAAGTCAAAGGCCCTGGCCCGGAGCGCAGCATGGTGTTCCAGAACCATTCACTGCTGCCCTGGCTCACGGTGTACGAGAATGTCGCCATTGCCGTCAACAAGGTCTTTGGCAGCAGCATGGGCAAGGCCGAGCGGGATGAGTGGGTGCGTTACAACCTCAATCTGGTCAACATGACCCATGCACTGCACCAGCGTCCGGATGAAATTTCCGGTGGCATGAAGCAGCGTGTCGGCATTGCCCGCGCGCTGTCCATGCAGCCCAAGGTGCTGTTGCTGGATGAGCCCTTTGGCGCGCTGGATGCCTTGACCCGTGCTCACCTGCAGGATGAGGTCATGCGTATCCAGAACGAGCTGAAAAATACCGTGATGATGATCACCCATGATGTGGACGAAGCCGTGCTGCTGTCAGACCGCATCGTGATGATGACCAACGGACCGGCAGCCACTATCGGCGAAGTGCTGGATATCGACCTGCCGCGTCCGCGTGACCGCATTGCCCTGGCCGATGACCCGACCTACAACCGGTATCGCCAGGCAGTCTTGCGCTTCCTGTATGAAAAACAGCGCAAGGTAGAGAAGAGCGCCGCCTGA
- a CDS encoding LbtU family siderophore porin yields the protein MHYGKQLATVAGFGLLALLPLASPAMTLEELAARVERLDEENQQLKARIAELETRQSEPNEPAQQSIATARQQSRPELPSVKLDHQHAYTMLDQTTLINRKQEYILRSRQSGALADNTVYLSGAINAIANYQKSNTESKFGYLMRHPTANNQRTDKVSEAIIHSAQLALTASLGDWTNAYMEFLYDPHQSFGTGTTTDLNRNQVQLRHGYLLFGNLDHSPFYFSLGKMTTPFGLTDTLNPFTSSTVWHAFGGLAYGANIGWMHEGWNLDIMAIQGGAQFRAANMPVDDSNVPSKLNNFAVDLNYTLDLSADSHLLLGASYIKGSPYCQDFPVVHFNPCSDRNAAWDAYAQWNHRNWTVQAEYASTLDEWPGTFNPSLPQYSAAKVSSWNLGTRTEQRVFGQPVNFSLDFSRFKSGPSGSPWEKQDQWVLGMSTYLTPSTKMFTELVRAEGYVPLNFVSGGNMQPGETHSDTHADSSIFVLGANVAF from the coding sequence TATTGCCGCTGGCAAGCCCGGCCATGACGCTGGAAGAACTGGCCGCTCGGGTCGAGCGTCTGGATGAAGAAAACCAGCAGTTGAAAGCCCGCATTGCCGAGCTGGAAACCAGACAGTCGGAACCCAATGAGCCTGCTCAGCAGTCAATTGCAACTGCCCGGCAGCAAAGCCGCCCCGAGCTACCCAGCGTCAAACTCGATCACCAACATGCCTATACCATGCTGGATCAGACCACACTGATCAATCGCAAGCAGGAGTACATTCTGCGTAGCAGGCAGTCGGGCGCTCTGGCCGACAACACGGTGTATCTGAGCGGTGCCATCAACGCCATTGCAAACTATCAAAAGAGCAACACCGAGAGTAAGTTCGGTTATCTGATGCGTCACCCGACCGCTAACAACCAGCGCACGGACAAGGTCTCGGAAGCCATCATTCATTCTGCGCAACTGGCCCTGACCGCATCTCTGGGCGACTGGACCAACGCGTACATGGAGTTCCTCTACGACCCGCACCAGAGTTTTGGTACCGGCACAACGACCGACCTGAACCGCAACCAGGTTCAACTGCGCCATGGCTACCTGCTGTTCGGCAACCTGGATCACTCGCCGTTCTATTTTTCACTCGGTAAAATGACTACCCCCTTCGGCCTGACCGATACACTCAATCCATTTACCTCATCGACAGTCTGGCACGCCTTTGGCGGCCTGGCGTATGGGGCCAATATCGGCTGGATGCATGAAGGCTGGAATCTGGACATCATGGCCATTCAGGGTGGCGCCCAGTTCCGTGCTGCCAATATGCCGGTGGACGACAGCAATGTGCCCAGCAAACTGAACAATTTCGCCGTTGATCTCAACTATACGCTGGACCTGTCTGCCGACAGCCACCTGCTGCTGGGCGCGTCCTATATCAAGGGCAGCCCGTACTGCCAGGATTTCCCGGTAGTGCATTTCAACCCGTGCTCGGACCGCAACGCAGCCTGGGATGCTTATGCGCAATGGAATCACCGCAATTGGACCGTTCAGGCAGAGTACGCATCGACGCTGGACGAGTGGCCCGGAACCTTCAACCCCAGCCTGCCGCAATACTCCGCCGCCAAGGTCAGCAGCTGGAACCTGGGTACCCGCACAGAGCAGCGTGTATTCGGCCAACCGGTGAATTTTTCGCTTGATTTCAGTCGTTTCAAATCCGGCCCCAGTGGCTCGCCCTGGGAAAAACAGGACCAATGGGTGCTGGGCATGTCAACCTATCTGACCCCCAGCACCAAGATGTTTACCGAGCTCGTTCGGGCCGAAGGCTATGTCCCGCTCAACTTTGTCAGCGGCGGCAATATGCAACCGGGTGAAACGCACAGTGACACCCATGCCGACAGTTCGATTTTTGTCCTGGGGGCCAACGTCGCCTTCTGA